The following coding sequences are from one Rhodothermales bacterium window:
- a CDS encoding YifB family Mg chelatase-like AAA ATPase, whose protein sequence is MLSHVWSSAVLGVDALPIEIETHIEPNIPKWTVVGLPDGAVRESRDRVWAALKNSGLPTPRGAVTVNLAPADVRKEGAAFDLPIALGLLAASGGPFDPVDLDRLFILGELSLDGSLRPVRGVLPMAIRARREGMRGVIVPTENAAEAAVVEGLDVYPVATLRDAVALLADGLGTPYRRDLGRLFDEARQYPVDFSDVRGQEHVKRSLEVAAAGGHNALLVGPPGAGKTMLARRMPTILPPLSADEALETTSIHSVGGKLNGAARHGLVATRPFRAPHHTISDAGLCGGGSNPLPGEISLAHNGVLFLDELPEFRRQVLEVLRQPLEEGRITIARARVSVEFPARFMLVASMNPCPCGHLNDPTRACVCAPPQVQRYLAKISGPLMDRIDLHVEVTPVPFEELNRRAPGETSAAVRDRVMAARAVQAARFVGEAGIYCNALMGSRLVRRHCALDVAGQNLMKMALSRLGLSARAYDRILKVARTIADLADAESIASEHLAEAVQYRSLDRGWWGG, encoded by the coding sequence ATGCTGTCCCACGTCTGGAGTTCCGCCGTCCTCGGTGTCGATGCGCTCCCCATCGAGATCGAGACGCATATCGAGCCGAACATCCCGAAGTGGACCGTCGTCGGGCTGCCGGACGGGGCGGTGCGTGAGAGCCGCGACCGGGTGTGGGCCGCGCTCAAGAACTCCGGCCTCCCGACGCCGCGCGGGGCCGTCACCGTCAACCTCGCCCCGGCCGACGTGCGGAAGGAGGGCGCGGCGTTCGACCTCCCGATCGCGCTCGGTCTCCTCGCCGCCTCCGGCGGGCCGTTCGATCCGGTGGATCTCGACCGGCTGTTTATCCTCGGCGAGCTCTCGCTCGACGGCTCGCTCCGGCCCGTGCGCGGCGTGCTCCCGATGGCGATCCGCGCCCGGCGCGAGGGGATGCGCGGCGTGATCGTCCCGACCGAGAACGCCGCCGAGGCCGCCGTGGTGGAAGGGCTCGACGTCTATCCCGTAGCAACGCTCCGCGACGCGGTCGCGCTCCTCGCCGACGGCCTCGGCACGCCGTACCGCCGCGACCTCGGCCGCCTCTTCGACGAGGCCCGGCAGTACCCCGTGGATTTCTCCGACGTGCGCGGGCAGGAGCACGTCAAGCGCTCGCTCGAAGTGGCGGCGGCGGGCGGGCACAACGCGCTCCTCGTCGGCCCACCCGGCGCGGGGAAGACGATGCTCGCCCGGCGGATGCCGACGATCCTCCCGCCCCTCAGCGCCGACGAAGCCCTCGAGACGACCTCGATCCACAGCGTCGGCGGCAAGCTCAACGGCGCGGCGCGGCACGGGCTCGTCGCCACGCGGCCGTTCCGCGCGCCGCACCACACGATTTCCGACGCCGGGCTCTGCGGGGGCGGCTCGAACCCGCTCCCCGGCGAGATCTCGCTCGCCCACAACGGCGTGCTCTTCCTCGACGAGCTGCCCGAGTTCCGGCGGCAGGTGCTCGAAGTCCTCCGGCAGCCGCTCGAAGAGGGCCGCATCACGATCGCCCGCGCCCGCGTCAGCGTCGAGTTCCCCGCCCGTTTCATGCTCGTCGCGTCGATGAACCCGTGCCCGTGCGGCCACCTCAACGACCCGACGCGGGCGTGCGTCTGCGCGCCGCCTCAGGTGCAGCGCTACCTCGCCAAGATCAGCGGCCCGCTCATGGACCGGATCGATCTCCACGTAGAGGTCACGCCCGTGCCGTTCGAGGAACTGAACCGACGGGCACCGGGGGAGACGTCGGCGGCGGTGCGCGACCGGGTGATGGCCGCGCGCGCCGTGCAGGCCGCGCGATTCGTCGGCGAGGCTGGGATCTACTGCAATGCGCTGATGGGGTCCCGTCTCGTCCGCCGCCACTGTGCCCTCGACGTGGCGGGGCAGAACCTAATGAAGATGGCGCTCTCGCGCCTCGGCCTCTCGGCGCGCGCCTACGACCGCATCCTCAAAGTCGCCCGCACGATCGCCGACCTCGCCGACGCGGAGTCGATCGCGAGTGAGCACCTCGCAGAAGCCGTGCAGTACCGCTCGCTCGACCGCGGCTGGTGGGGAGGCTAG
- the yidD gene encoding membrane protein insertion efficiency factor YidD, with product MREIGSVPRRALVGIVRFYQLAISPHFPASCRFTPTCSQYALLALREYGAVRGTVLAVWRILRCNPWGGHGYDPPRWFGEPLRTQARADAAAHDAACSHHSAEP from the coding sequence TTGCGGGAGATCGGCTCCGTTCCGCGTCGTGCGCTCGTCGGAATCGTCCGGTTCTACCAGCTCGCGATCTCGCCCCACTTCCCGGCGAGCTGCCGCTTCACACCGACGTGCTCGCAGTACGCCCTCCTTGCCCTCCGCGAGTACGGAGCCGTGCGCGGGACGGTGCTCGCCGTGTGGCGCATCCTCCGGTGCAACCCGTGGGGCGGCCACGGCTACGACCCGCCGCGCTGGTTCGGCGAGCCGCTCCGCACGCAGGCCCGCGCCGATGCCGCCGCGCACGACGCCGCGTGCTCCCACCATTCTGCCGAACCCTGA
- a CDS encoding transposase, with protein sequence MSLYRGRYRIESARWRDRDYGAPGYYFVTICTKGSFFGEIFRDGTMWLSAAGIEAARYWTAIPRHVPHVIPDAFIVMPDHVHGIVAIAATDPTAATDPTVETQHTASLRQRGGMAPPLQQGSLPVIVRSYKSAVTRWARQNGDLEFAWQERYHDRVIRSERELENVRRYIAENPLRWSGRRDV encoded by the coding sequence ATGAGCCTGTACCGGGGCCGATACCGCATCGAGTCCGCGCGCTGGCGCGATCGGGACTACGGCGCGCCGGGGTACTACTTCGTCACGATCTGCACGAAGGGTTCGTTCTTCGGTGAGATCTTCCGAGACGGGACGATGTGGCTGTCGGCGGCCGGAATCGAGGCCGCGCGGTACTGGACCGCGATCCCTCGGCACGTCCCGCACGTCATCCCCGATGCTTTTATCGTGATGCCTGACCACGTCCACGGCATTGTCGCCATCGCGGCGACGGACCCGACCGCGGCGACGGACCCGACCGTAGAGACGCAGCACACTGCGTCTCTACGCCAGCGTGGGGGGATGGCACCTCCGTTACAACAGGGCTCCCTCCCCGTGATCGTCAGGAGTTACAAATCCGCCGTCACTCGGTGGGCACGGCAGAACGGGGATCTGGAGTTCGCGTGGCAGGAGCGGTATCACGACCGCGTGATTCGGTCGGAGCGGGAGCTGGAGAACGTCCGCCGGTACATCGCCGAGAACCCGCTGCGGTGGAGCGGCAGGCGAGATGTGTGA
- a CDS encoding NAD(+)/NADH kinase has protein sequence MTYGITGNTGKEKLWHPVAALVQWLDEQGLPFCLDERVAAGLTERGLLDVSGYEQCPVADLADSVDLVLSYGGDGTLLGTAHLIGTRETPILGVNIGRLGFLTASEVGEVENAIQQIEAGEHIVERRVVLEAEIEGRHEGPPRWALNDCVIAKSGSASMINVKVHVNGFYLNDYWADGLIVATPTGSTAYSLAAGGPLLAPDSGVIALTPIAPHTLTTRPIVLPNRVEITLYVTTNAQPFLFAHDGTSEVVEQDGVTITIRRAAHCVRLVRLPGRGYFQTLRNKLSWGKH, from the coding sequence ATGACGTACGGCATCACCGGCAACACCGGCAAAGAAAAGCTCTGGCACCCCGTCGCCGCACTCGTGCAATGGCTCGACGAGCAAGGCCTCCCGTTCTGCCTCGACGAGCGCGTCGCGGCCGGGCTGACCGAGCGGGGCCTGCTCGACGTCTCGGGCTACGAGCAGTGCCCCGTCGCCGACCTCGCCGACTCCGTCGACCTCGTGCTCTCCTACGGCGGCGACGGGACGCTGCTCGGGACGGCCCACCTCATCGGGACGCGGGAGACGCCGATCCTCGGGGTGAACATCGGGCGGCTCGGGTTCCTCACGGCTTCCGAGGTCGGGGAGGTCGAGAACGCGATCCAGCAGATCGAGGCGGGCGAGCACATCGTCGAGCGGCGCGTCGTGCTGGAGGCCGAGATCGAGGGGCGGCACGAGGGGCCGCCGCGCTGGGCGCTCAACGACTGCGTCATCGCCAAGTCCGGCTCGGCGTCGATGATCAACGTGAAGGTCCACGTCAACGGGTTCTACCTCAACGACTACTGGGCCGACGGCCTCATCGTCGCCACGCCGACGGGCTCGACGGCCTACTCCCTCGCCGCCGGCGGCCCGCTCCTCGCCCCCGACTCGGGCGTGATCGCGCTCACGCCGATCGCGCCCCACACGCTGACGACGCGGCCTATCGTCCTCCCGAACCGCGTCGAGATCACGCTCTACGTGACGACGAACGCGCAGCCGTTCCTCTTCGCGCACGACGGCACGAGCGAGGTCGTCGAGCAGGACGGCGTGACGATCACGATCCGCCGCGCGGCGCACTGCGTCCGGCTCGTCCGGCTGCCCGGGCGGGGCTACTTCCAGACCCTGCGGAACAAGCTCTCGTGGGGCAAGCACTAG
- a CDS encoding 4Fe-4S dicluster domain-containing protein, whose amino-acid sequence MASIPVFNSIALGDNPAHEASPVQKAALTAFGLGLLAALVALFSDLGAAYPILMLSLVGALVIGGPLVYFWDEYRHRPPGIKNDGIMFSSNMARGLVGWTLGIVLTGGYVLLYWFPATLDGLIRVVDPLSYTLTGNPANQWFLYGTIYTVAVVVMGVRAILKYRHSRYQIIRTLSVMFFQLFLAFLIPQLLVLFNQPEFYFSYFWPLKYDYLWPGTIDYLTDASALGYFMAFWGAAMIFVATPILTYFFGKRWYCSWVCGCGGLAETAGDPYRHLSDKSLGAWKVERWMIHSVLVFVVVTTALLWINSATEGGVFGGLSQSFSKWYGFGIGLVFSGVVGVGFYPLMGSRVWCRFGCPMAAILGMQQRLFSRFRITTNGGQCISCGNCSTYCEMGIDVRWYAQRGQSIIRSSCVGCGICSAVCPRGVLSLENGPREGRFGAPTLNLIKDLDILDAPGIDGPAERPTARV is encoded by the coding sequence ATGGCTTCGATTCCAGTCTTCAACTCGATCGCCCTCGGCGACAACCCGGCGCACGAGGCGTCGCCCGTGCAGAAGGCAGCGCTCACGGCGTTCGGCCTCGGGCTGCTCGCGGCGCTCGTCGCGCTCTTCAGCGACCTCGGCGCGGCGTACCCGATCCTCATGCTCAGCCTCGTCGGCGCGCTCGTGATTGGCGGGCCGCTCGTGTACTTCTGGGACGAGTACCGCCACCGGCCGCCGGGCATCAAGAACGACGGCATCATGTTTAGCTCGAACATGGCGCGCGGGCTCGTGGGGTGGACGCTCGGGATTGTGCTGACGGGCGGCTACGTGCTGCTCTACTGGTTCCCCGCCACGCTCGACGGGCTGATCCGCGTCGTCGATCCGCTCTCGTACACGCTCACCGGCAACCCGGCGAACCAGTGGTTCCTCTACGGCACGATCTACACCGTGGCCGTCGTCGTGATGGGCGTGCGGGCGATCCTGAAGTACCGCCACAGCCGCTACCAGATCATCCGCACGCTCAGCGTGATGTTCTTCCAGCTCTTCCTCGCGTTCCTCATCCCGCAGCTCCTCGTCCTCTTCAACCAGCCGGAGTTCTACTTCTCGTACTTCTGGCCGCTGAAGTACGACTACCTCTGGCCGGGCACGATCGACTACCTCACCGACGCGAGTGCGCTGGGCTATTTCATGGCGTTCTGGGGTGCCGCGATGATCTTCGTGGCGACGCCGATCCTGACGTACTTCTTCGGGAAGCGGTGGTACTGCTCGTGGGTCTGCGGCTGCGGTGGGCTCGCCGAGACAGCCGGCGACCCGTACCGCCACCTCTCCGACAAGTCGCTCGGGGCGTGGAAGGTCGAGCGGTGGATGATCCACTCCGTCCTCGTCTTCGTCGTCGTGACGACGGCCCTCCTGTGGATCAACTCGGCGACGGAGGGCGGCGTGTTCGGCGGGCTCTCGCAGTCGTTCTCGAAGTGGTACGGGTTCGGGATCGGGCTCGTGTTTTCGGGCGTGGTCGGCGTCGGGTTCTACCCGCTGATGGGGAGCCGGGTGTGGTGCCGGTTCGGCTGCCCGATGGCGGCGATCCTCGGGATGCAGCAGCGGCTCTTCTCCCGCTTCCGCATCACGACGAACGGCGGCCAGTGTATTTCGTGCGGGAATTGCTCGACGTACTGCGAGATGGGGATCGACGTGCGGTGGTACGCGCAGCGCGGGCAGAGCATCATCCGCTCGTCCTGCGTCGGCTGCGGGATCTGCTCGGCCGTGTGCCCGCGCGGCGTGCTGAGCCTGGAGAACGGCCCCCGCGAAGGCCGCTTCGGCGCGCCGACGCTGAACCTGATCAAAGACCTCGACATCCTCGACGCGCCCGGCATCGACGGCCCGGCCGAGCGTCCCACGGCGCGGGTGTAG
- a CDS encoding molybdenum cofactor biosynthesis protein B: MGYAEHAERSKDTSVTCAILTVSDTRTLDTDTSGALLRQRLTEAGHAVAHYAIVRDDAEAIRATLDAWAGTVEVAVTTGGTGIARRDTTVEVAESLIVKALPGFGELFRMLSFEEIGAGAMLSRATAGVYGGAGRETLLFCCPGSQAAVRLAADRLIVPELRHLVWEILRQR; this comes from the coding sequence ATGGGATACGCCGAGCACGCCGAGCGGTCGAAGGACACGTCCGTCACCTGCGCCATCCTCACCGTCTCCGACACGCGGACGCTGGACACGGACACGAGCGGTGCCCTCCTCCGCCAACGGCTGACCGAGGCCGGTCACGCCGTCGCCCACTACGCTATCGTCCGCGACGACGCGGAAGCGATCCGCGCGACGCTCGACGCGTGGGCCGGTACCGTTGAGGTCGCCGTGACGACGGGCGGGACGGGGATCGCGCGACGGGACACGACGGTGGAAGTCGCCGAGTCGCTCATCGTCAAAGCGCTCCCCGGCTTCGGCGAGCTGTTCCGAATGCTGTCGTTCGAGGAGATCGGGGCGGGGGCGATGCTCTCGCGGGCGACGGCGGGCGTCTACGGCGGGGCGGGGCGTGAGACGCTGCTGTTCTGCTGCCCCGGCTCGCAGGCCGCCGTGCGCCTCGCCGCAGACCGGCTGATCGTGCCCGAACTGCGGCACCTCGTGTGGGAGATCCTGCGCCAGCGATAG
- a CDS encoding DUF4864 domain-containing protein, translating to MRRLLPVLAFALLAVPAAAQPVPSPDLTPEEVVRLQVEALQHNDEPRPDAGIETAFRFASPSNRRATGPLARFAAMVKGPVYGDMLGFESAEYGEMRVEGDLAAQRVTLVQSDGRRVRFVFGLSKQTAGRCAGCWMTDTVVPEPMPTDRENGVRRI from the coding sequence ATGCGACGCCTCCTGCCCGTTCTCGCTTTCGCCCTCCTCGCTGTGCCCGCTGCTGCGCAACCCGTCCCCAGCCCAGATCTGACGCCCGAAGAGGTCGTTCGCCTCCAAGTCGAGGCATTGCAGCACAACGACGAGCCCCGGCCCGACGCGGGGATCGAGACGGCATTCCGCTTCGCCTCGCCCAGTAACCGCCGCGCGACGGGTCCGCTCGCACGGTTCGCGGCGATGGTGAAGGGGCCGGTGTACGGCGACATGCTCGGGTTCGAATCGGCGGAGTATGGCGAGATGCGGGTCGAGGGCGACCTCGCCGCACAGCGCGTCACGCTCGTCCAGTCGGACGGCCGCCGCGTGCGCTTCGTCTTCGGCCTCTCGAAGCAGACAGCGGGCAGATGCGCCGGCTGCTGGATGACGGACACGGTCGTACCCGAGCCGATGCCGACGGATCGCGAGAACGGAGTTCGAAGGATCTGA
- a CDS encoding T9SS type A sorting domain-containing protein translates to MRLFATLFLLLFALPLAAQTPADCALGTASANLNIADVDARLFNTGSLFFGNGTFSGEGYIAPKGSGKSPIFAAGIWIGGTIGGDLRIAGATYDDFEFWPGPLDEGGSLPDEDCSSFDRIWLIDAFDLSLYEATGEATGDLLHWPVALGAPVIDGDGVEGNYNLEGGDRPEIYGHQTAFWVMNDVGNEHTNSLTEPIGVEVRVTAFASLDAELEQQTIYRYEVVNRNDQPFEAARFGLFVDADLGDPADDYVGSDSTRGMAFVYNADNDDRGGLGGGYGTMPPAAGFDLLTGTGISMYIAKCTGCPTSDPTNGPEIYNYLRAMWRDGTPLTEGGDGYMTDGPVTQWAFPGDPVTEQFWSEVNIDGTGADNAPGDRRHIIASEAFALAPGERRTFDIAILFAQGADNLDSVTALKAVSDAVQARYNGGTLFASGSAAPPPGGLATPDLLAPADGAFIVGGAVLSWTAVPGAEGYRLDVATDPAFSNGNTRFVSGTTAGVSPPPNEVTTYYWRVQATAGLEHSFRSSARSFQTYRFEADDYGRGTGLIETAYPGAEVCADASDPGCAAGYPGNTVWLDPNSTGDYVLTNPGNSRVDLFRDLFVSTPDDFEIRFTETCATPGACLGIYASVLPFTPDNLIVSVPFELWNVGRLAEDVPDDDVRMIPLLRPLDGTEPAAEWADTFPAEQDVIARGDTLVLPVTQRVIGVMPDRPNGYALFEAAANGFGGAGSTYDPENDGDEQIDNYPGNGQPCLSQRFYADFCYRGGSGRFVGPIGGLEGIVFADLAGDGTTPPAGTVIRFDSNEPLFVDAEDDAPTAPQAFTLGAAFPNPFSRATTIPFEVERPGPVRLSVFDVLGRRVTTLVDGDVAAGSHRATLDGSHLATGVYFVVLEADRQRQATKVLLVR, encoded by the coding sequence ATGCGCCTCTTCGCTACGCTCTTCCTGCTCCTCTTCGCGCTCCCGCTCGCGGCCCAGACGCCCGCCGACTGCGCGCTCGGCACCGCGTCTGCTAACCTCAACATCGCCGACGTCGATGCCCGCCTCTTCAACACGGGCAGTCTCTTCTTCGGGAATGGCACCTTCAGCGGCGAGGGCTACATCGCTCCGAAGGGCTCGGGCAAATCTCCCATCTTTGCGGCCGGGATCTGGATCGGGGGGACGATCGGAGGCGACCTGCGGATAGCGGGCGCGACCTACGACGACTTCGAGTTCTGGCCGGGGCCGCTCGACGAAGGCGGCTCGCTCCCCGACGAGGACTGCTCCAGCTTCGACCGCATCTGGCTGATCGATGCCTTCGACCTCTCGCTGTACGAAGCGACGGGCGAGGCGACCGGCGACCTCCTCCACTGGCCCGTCGCGCTCGGCGCGCCCGTCATCGACGGCGACGGCGTGGAGGGGAACTACAACCTCGAAGGCGGCGACCGGCCCGAGATCTACGGCCACCAGACGGCGTTCTGGGTGATGAACGACGTGGGCAACGAGCACACGAACTCGCTCACCGAACCGATCGGGGTGGAGGTCCGCGTGACGGCCTTCGCCTCACTGGATGCCGAGTTGGAACAGCAAACCATCTACCGCTACGAGGTCGTCAACCGGAACGATCAGCCGTTCGAAGCCGCTCGCTTCGGGCTCTTCGTCGACGCCGACCTCGGCGACCCCGCCGACGACTACGTCGGGAGCGACTCGACGCGGGGGATGGCGTTCGTCTACAACGCCGACAACGACGACCGCGGCGGGCTTGGCGGCGGCTATGGGACGATGCCACCCGCCGCAGGCTTCGACTTGCTCACCGGCACCGGTATCTCGATGTACATCGCGAAATGCACTGGCTGTCCAACATCGGATCCGACCAATGGCCCCGAGATCTACAACTACCTCCGAGCGATGTGGCGCGACGGCACGCCGCTGACGGAGGGCGGCGATGGCTACATGACCGACGGCCCCGTCACGCAGTGGGCATTCCCCGGCGACCCCGTCACCGAGCAGTTCTGGAGCGAGGTGAACATCGACGGCACCGGAGCGGATAATGCTCCCGGCGACCGCCGCCACATCATCGCCTCCGAGGCCTTTGCCCTCGCGCCCGGCGAGCGCCGCACGTTCGACATCGCGATTCTCTTCGCGCAGGGTGCCGACAACCTCGACTCGGTGACGGCGCTCAAAGCGGTTTCGGACGCTGTGCAAGCTCGCTACAACGGCGGTACCCTCTTCGCGTCCGGTTCCGCCGCGCCGCCGCCGGGCGGACTCGCCACGCCCGACCTGCTCGCGCCCGCCGACGGGGCGTTCATCGTGGGCGGCGCAGTTCTGAGTTGGACCGCCGTGCCGGGAGCGGAAGGATACCGGCTCGACGTCGCCACCGACCCGGCGTTCTCCAACGGCAACACCCGGTTCGTCTCGGGAACGACGGCGGGCGTGTCTCCGCCCCCGAACGAGGTCACGACGTACTACTGGCGCGTGCAGGCCACGGCCGGGCTGGAGCACAGCTTCCGTTCGTCCGCTCGCTCCTTCCAGACCTACCGCTTCGAAGCCGACGACTACGGCCGCGGCACGGGCCTCATCGAGACGGCCTACCCCGGCGCCGAGGTCTGCGCCGACGCCTCCGACCCCGGCTGCGCCGCCGGCTACCCCGGCAACACCGTCTGGCTCGATCCGAACAGCACGGGCGACTACGTCCTCACCAATCCAGGCAACAGCCGCGTTGACCTCTTCCGCGACCTTTTCGTCTCCACCCCGGACGACTTCGAGATCCGCTTTACCGAGACCTGTGCCACACCCGGCGCCTGCCTCGGCATCTACGCCTCCGTCCTCCCCTTCACCCCCGACAACCTCATCGTGAGCGTGCCCTTCGAATTGTGGAACGTGGGCCGCCTCGCCGAAGACGTCCCCGACGACGACGTCCGCATGATCCCGCTCCTCCGCCCGCTCGACGGTACGGAGCCCGCTGCCGAATGGGCCGACACGTTCCCCGCCGAGCAGGACGTGATCGCGCGGGGCGACACCCTCGTGCTTCCCGTAACGCAGCGCGTGATCGGCGTGATGCCCGACCGGCCAAACGGTTACGCCTTGTTCGAAGCAGCGGCAAACGGCTTCGGTGGGGCAGGCTCGACCTACGACCCGGAGAACGACGGCGACGAGCAGATCGACAACTACCCCGGTAACGGGCAGCCGTGCCTGAGCCAGCGGTTCTACGCTGACTTCTGTTACCGCGGCGGTAGTGGCCGCTTCGTCGGCCCGATCGGTGGGCTCGAAGGCATCGTCTTCGCCGACCTCGCTGGCGACGGCACCACGCCGCCGGCCGGGACCGTGATCCGCTTCGATTCGAACGAGCCGCTCTTCGTCGACGCCGAAGACGACGCGCCGACAGCCCCGCAAGCATTCACGCTCGGCGCTGCCTTCCCGAACCCGTTCTCGCGGGCGACGACGATCCCGTTCGAGGTCGAGCGCCCCGGCCCCGTCCGGCTCTCCGTCTTCGACGTGCTCGGGCGGCGGGTGACGACGCTCGTCGACGGCGACGTGGCGGCGGGCTCGCACCGGGCGACGCTCGACGGGTCCCACCTCGCGACGGGCGTCTACTTCGTCGTCCTCGAAGCCGACAGGCAGCGGCAGGCGACGAAGGTGCTGCTCGTGCGATGA
- a CDS encoding FAD-dependent oxidoreductase, which translates to MDLVIIGNGVAGINAARHVRILDPSARITVVSDESDHFYSRTALMYIYMGHMTYDHTKPYEDRFWAENRIGLVRDFVEGVDTGAKVLNLRSGGRLSYDALLIAAGSRPRFAGWPGEDLGGVQGLYGLGDLDRMTADTVGVRHAVVVGGGLIGVEMAEMLHTRGIGVTFLVREATYMNRILPTEEGEMVGREIRRHGIDLRLGTELKEILGDAHGRARAVVTTAGEEIAAQFVGLTIGVTPNIGFLDGSGIETDRGVLVNEYFETSVPGVFAAGDCVQHRNPLPERKAVEQLWYTGRIHGATVAHTICGRRRAYAPGLFFNSAKFFDIEYQTYGRIEPTLRAGEGTFYWEHPDGVQAVRINYEEGAGGDGAAGSRVIGVNVMGLRHRQVVWERWIAEGASLSHVVAHLGAANFDPEFFDQHEADIVAAYNRQHPEEPVRLEQKKGWRRWMSADRRGLTGTDIPPGRALP; encoded by the coding sequence ATGGACCTCGTCATCATCGGAAACGGAGTCGCCGGGATCAACGCCGCCCGCCACGTCCGCATCCTCGACCCCTCGGCCCGCATCACCGTCGTCTCCGACGAGAGCGACCACTTCTACTCGCGCACGGCGCTCATGTACATCTACATGGGCCACATGACCTACGATCACACGAAGCCCTACGAAGACCGCTTCTGGGCGGAGAACCGGATCGGGCTCGTCCGCGATTTCGTCGAGGGCGTGGATACCGGGGCGAAAGTGCTGAACCTCCGCTCCGGCGGCCGACTCTCGTACGATGCGCTCCTCATCGCCGCGGGCTCGCGTCCTCGCTTCGCCGGGTGGCCGGGCGAGGACCTCGGCGGCGTGCAGGGGCTCTACGGGCTCGGCGACCTCGACCGGATGACGGCCGACACCGTCGGCGTCCGGCACGCCGTGGTCGTCGGCGGCGGGCTGATCGGCGTCGAGATGGCGGAGATGCTGCACACGCGCGGCATCGGCGTCACCTTCCTCGTCCGCGAGGCGACGTACATGAACCGCATCCTGCCGACGGAGGAGGGCGAGATGGTCGGACGCGAGATCCGCCGCCACGGTATCGACCTCCGGCTCGGAACGGAGTTGAAGGAGATCCTCGGCGACGCGCACGGCCGCGCCCGCGCCGTCGTCACGACGGCGGGTGAGGAGATCGCCGCGCAGTTCGTCGGCCTCACGATCGGGGTCACGCCGAACATCGGTTTCCTCGATGGCTCCGGCATCGAGACCGACCGCGGCGTGCTGGTCAACGAGTACTTCGAGACGAGCGTGCCCGGCGTCTTCGCCGCCGGCGACTGCGTGCAGCACCGCAACCCGCTGCCCGAGCGGAAAGCCGTCGAGCAGCTCTGGTACACCGGCCGCATCCACGGCGCGACTGTGGCCCACACGATCTGCGGGCGCCGCCGCGCCTACGCCCCCGGCCTCTTCTTCAACTCCGCCAAGTTCTTCGACATCGAGTACCAGACGTACGGCCGCATCGAGCCGACGCTGCGCGCGGGCGAGGGGACGTTTTACTGGGAGCATCCCGACGGCGTGCAGGCCGTCCGGATCAACTACGAAGAGGGGGCCGGCGGCGACGGGGCCGCAGGCTCGCGCGTGATCGGGGTGAACGTGATGGGGCTCCGCCACCGGCAGGTGGTGTGGGAGCGCTGGATCGCCGAAGGCGCGTCGCTGAGCCACGTCGTCGCCCACCTCGGCGCCGCCAACTTCGACCCCGAGTTCTTCGACCAGCACGAGGCGGACATCGTCGCGGCGTACAACCGGCAGCATCCCGAAGAGCCCGTCCGGCTAGAGCAGAAGAAGGGCTGGCGGCGGTGGATGAGCGCCGACCGCCGCGGCCTCACCGGCACCGACATCCCGCCCGGCCGCGCCTTGCCGTAA